A single Camarhynchus parvulus chromosome 5, STF_HiC, whole genome shotgun sequence DNA region contains:
- the TSSC4 gene encoding protein TSSC4 has protein sequence MGDQEAGEPFLGIVADDGRDFEGALPSDTVSLSDSDSDDLGLAGEAEVDTISPEEPSVDEGDSRSGETPNSSNSRSPVQPFHLKGMSSTFSLRSQSIFDCLEEAAKLSVPSMPEDNVVDGRFKRPLPPTTVSGNVVPENMGRQARAVQAPRTSPAVPDYVAHPERWTKYSLEGVSECSDKTNRAVAMEFLGGLKKRGEQQSSATQDSYTQSFNQDPSSCGAGRIVFTKPTKRGVDGLEKKISTGEDDKKQMKTDLKGKSLKKTDGLREEDKVELGHLDSDSGKAAEEEECMMEGDQNTEHKPDARLSGAGEEPSLGTVGFHCSKKKSRKNFRPKVDDEGEEEES, from the coding sequence ATGGGAGACCAGGAGGCAGGTGAACCATTTCTGGGGATAGTGGCTGATGATGGCAGAGACTTTGaaggagctctgccctcagaCACGGTGTCGCTCAGCGATTCTGACTCTGATGACTTGGGGCTGGCGGGTGAAGCAGAAGTTGATACAATATCTCCTGAGGAGCCTTCTGTAGATGAAGGGGATTCCAGATCGGGAGAGACACCCAACTCTTCAAACAGCAGATCTCCTGTCCAGCCATTCCATCTGAAGGGCATGAGTTCTACGTTCTCTCTCCGTAGCCAGAGCATTTTTGATTGCCTGGAAGAGGCAGCCAAGCTGTCTGTGCCCTCGATGCCTGAAGATAATGTTGTTGATGGGAGGTTCAAGCGCCCGTTGCCTCCGACCACAGTTTCAGGTAACGTGGTCCCAGAAAACATGGGAAGGCAAGCCAGAGCAGTGCAGGCTCCCAGAACctctcctgcagtgcctgacTACGTGGCACACCCGGAGCGCTGGACCAAATACAGCCTGGAGGGAGTTTCAGAGTGCAGTGACAAGACTAACAGGGCAGTGGCCATGGAATTTCTAGGTGGTTTGAAGAAAAGAGGGGAGCAACAGAGCTCGGCTACCCAAGATAGCTACACCCAGTCCTTCAACCAGGACCCTTccagctgtggagctgggaggaTTGTCTTCACCAAACCAACTAAAAGAGGTGTTGATggactggaaaagaaaatatcaacaGGGGAGGATGATAAGAAACAGATGAAGACAgatctgaaaggaaaatctcTTAAGAAGACTGATGGCTTGAGGGAAGAAGATAAGGTTGAGCTGGGGCACTTAGACAGTGACAgtggaaaggcagcagaggaggaggagtgcaTGATGGAAGGGGACCAGAACACAGAACATAAACCTGATGCAAGGCTTAGTGGTGCAGGTGAAGAGCCATCGCTGGGAACAGTTGGATTCCACTGCAGTAAGAAGAAGAGTAGGAAAAATTTCCGACCTAAAGTAGATGatgaaggggaggaggaagagtcCTGA